The Streptomyces sp. NL15-2K genome contains a region encoding:
- a CDS encoding PHB depolymerase family esterase, which produces MSNTPRNTTRRPLRSVLVALLGALVPLLAATVLTAPTAAADPRPAEAVPTATLTEVTNFGTNPSNLQMYLYVPDNVTPRPAVVVAVHYCTGSGPAMHSGTEWAQLADRHGFIVVYPSVTRASKCFDVASPQALKRGGGSDPVGIKSMVDWVTRTYSADTGKIFATGISSGAMMTNVLLGDYPDVFAAGAAFSGVPFGCFATADGSEWNSACANGTVTRTPQQWGDLARAAYPGYTGPRPRMQVWHGTQDDVLRYPNFEEEIKQWTNVLGVSQTPAATDSPVSGWIRTRYGASGDRAPVEAISLQGVGHNLYAWGMADRALTFFGLDSSGPSPQPQPGACKVTATTNAWSTGLTASVTITNTGTSSINGWQLGFTLPTGQTVTNGWGATYTPSSGSVTATNATYNGTLAPNASVTIGYQASHTGNSAAPGAFTLNGKACTGS; this is translated from the coding sequence GTGTCCAACACCCCCCGCAACACCACGAGAAGACCGCTGCGTTCGGTGCTCGTGGCCCTCCTCGGAGCGCTGGTGCCGTTGCTCGCGGCCACCGTGCTCACCGCGCCCACGGCCGCGGCCGACCCCCGGCCGGCCGAGGCGGTGCCCACCGCGACGCTCACCGAGGTCACGAACTTCGGGACCAACCCCAGCAACCTTCAGATGTACCTGTACGTGCCGGACAACGTCACCCCGCGCCCGGCGGTCGTGGTGGCCGTGCACTACTGCACGGGCTCCGGACCGGCCATGCACTCCGGCACCGAGTGGGCCCAACTGGCCGACCGCCACGGGTTCATCGTCGTGTACCCGTCGGTCACCCGCGCCAGCAAGTGCTTCGACGTCGCCTCGCCGCAGGCGCTGAAGCGGGGCGGCGGCAGCGATCCGGTCGGCATCAAGTCGATGGTCGACTGGGTCACCCGCACCTACTCCGCCGACACGGGCAAGATCTTCGCCACCGGCATCTCCTCCGGCGCGATGATGACGAACGTCCTGCTCGGCGACTACCCGGACGTGTTCGCGGCGGGCGCCGCGTTCTCCGGCGTGCCCTTCGGCTGCTTCGCCACCGCCGACGGCTCGGAGTGGAACAGCGCCTGTGCGAACGGCACGGTGACCCGCACCCCGCAGCAGTGGGGCGACCTCGCCCGCGCCGCCTACCCCGGCTACACGGGCCCCAGACCGCGGATGCAGGTGTGGCACGGCACCCAGGACGACGTCCTGCGCTACCCCAACTTCGAGGAGGAGATCAAGCAGTGGACGAACGTGCTCGGTGTCAGCCAGACCCCCGCGGCCACCGACTCGCCCGTCTCCGGCTGGATCCGCACCCGCTACGGCGCCAGCGGTGACCGGGCCCCCGTCGAGGCGATCAGCCTCCAGGGCGTCGGCCACAACCTGTACGCCTGGGGCATGGCGGATCGCGCGCTCACCTTCTTCGGCCTGGACAGCTCCGGTCCGTCGCCCCAACCCCAGCCCGGCGCCTGCAAGGTGACCGCCACGACCAATGCCTGGAGCACCGGCCTCACCGCCTCGGTCACGATCACCAACACCGGTACGAGCTCGATCAACGGCTGGCAGCTCGGCTTCACCCTGCCCACCGGCCAGACCGTCACCAACGGCTGGGGCGCCACGTACACCCCGTCGTCCGGCTCGGTGACGGCCACCAACGCCACGTACAACGGCACGCTCGCTCCGAACGCGAGCGTGACCATCGGCTACCAGGCGAGCCATACCGGCAACAGCGCGGCACCTGGCGCGTTCACGCTGAACGGAAAGGCCTGCACGGGGAGTTGA
- a CDS encoding FAD-dependent oxidoreductase has translation MLHVAVVGSGPSGCYTAQSLVQQDSETLVDVLDRLPCPYGLVRYGVAPDHEKIKSLQNNLRTVLEHERVRFLGGVQVGPGGVPAARLRELYHAVVYCVGAATDRHLGIPGEDLPGSWSATEFVSWYSAHPDAAADGFVLGARSAVVIGVGNVAVDVTRMLARGPAELTPTDMPQAALTALAASRVTDISMVGRRGPSQARFTTKELRELGTLPDTEVAVDPAEAASDPAYVDPSALPAAQRRNVEVLRGWAESESRAASRRIRLRFFLRPVELLADGGRVGAVRFERTAPDGQGGVTGTGRYEDIEAQLVLRSVGYRGVPLEGLPFDAARGTVPQLAGRVLRDGLVAPGEYVAGWIKRGPTGVIGTNRPDAKETVTSLLEDASVLVQRDLPGDPLAALRAEGIEPVEWAGWCAIERAEAELGASLGRSVVKLPDWESLLAAARTEAS, from the coding sequence GTGCTGCATGTCGCCGTCGTCGGCTCCGGGCCGAGCGGGTGCTACACCGCCCAGAGCCTCGTACAGCAGGATTCCGAGACGCTCGTCGACGTCCTGGACCGGCTGCCGTGCCCGTACGGCCTGGTGCGGTACGGCGTGGCACCGGACCACGAGAAGATCAAGTCGCTGCAGAACAATCTGCGGACCGTCCTGGAGCACGAGCGGGTGCGGTTCCTCGGAGGCGTTCAGGTCGGCCCCGGCGGGGTGCCGGCCGCGCGGCTGCGCGAGCTGTACCACGCCGTCGTGTACTGCGTGGGCGCCGCCACCGACCGGCACCTCGGGATTCCCGGGGAGGACCTGCCGGGCAGCTGGTCGGCGACCGAGTTCGTGTCCTGGTACAGCGCCCATCCGGACGCCGCCGCCGACGGTTTCGTGCTGGGCGCACGGTCGGCCGTCGTCATCGGGGTCGGGAACGTCGCCGTGGACGTCACCCGGATGCTGGCGCGGGGCCCGGCGGAGCTGACCCCCACCGACATGCCGCAGGCGGCGCTCACCGCGCTGGCCGCCAGCCGGGTGACCGACATCAGCATGGTGGGGCGGCGAGGCCCCTCGCAGGCCCGCTTCACCACCAAGGAGCTGCGCGAGCTGGGCACCCTGCCGGACACCGAAGTGGCCGTGGATCCGGCGGAGGCGGCGTCGGATCCGGCGTACGTCGACCCTTCCGCGCTGCCCGCCGCGCAGCGCCGCAACGTGGAGGTGCTGCGCGGCTGGGCGGAGTCCGAGTCGCGGGCCGCGTCGCGCCGGATCCGGCTGCGCTTCTTCCTGCGTCCCGTCGAACTGCTCGCCGACGGAGGGCGCGTGGGAGCGGTGCGCTTCGAGCGGACGGCGCCGGACGGACAGGGCGGGGTGACGGGCACGGGCCGGTACGAGGACATCGAGGCGCAGCTGGTGCTGCGGTCGGTGGGCTATCGCGGTGTGCCGCTGGAGGGCTTGCCGTTCGACGCGGCGCGCGGCACCGTTCCGCAGCTGGCCGGGCGGGTGCTGCGCGACGGCCTCGTCGCGCCGGGCGAGTACGTGGCCGGCTGGATCAAGCGGGGCCCGACCGGCGTCATCGGCACCAACCGGCCCGACGCCAAGGAGACGGTGACCTCCCTGCTCGAGGACGCCTCCGTGCTCGTACAAAGGGATCTGCCCGGCGACCCGCTCGCGGCACTGCGCGCCGAGGGGATCGAACCGGTCGAGTGGGCCGGGTGGTGCGCCATCGAGCGGGCGGAGGCGGAGCTCGGGGCCTCACTCGGGCGGAGCGTGGTCAAGCTGCCCGACTGGGAGTCACTGCTGGCGGCGGCGCGGACGGAAGCCTCCTAG
- a CDS encoding DUF305 domain-containing protein produces the protein MLIRRASRVPLAVASLAALAVLGAGGCDSGSDAKPAAETGPSVLVPGKPGEANRKMSAEDAARQRTDDDSPNSADVSYARMMIEHHAQALEMTELVPDRAESAKVKALAERIAAAQKPEIAGMRGWLKEHGKDDKGTGHEHATMPGMATEAQLKKLRSARGEAFDQLFLTLMITHHQGAITMATDVKGQGNNVRIEEMADDVIAQQTSEITRMRDMV, from the coding sequence GTGCTCATCCGCCGTGCGTCCCGCGTGCCCCTGGCCGTGGCCTCGCTGGCCGCCCTGGCCGTACTCGGTGCCGGGGGCTGCGATTCCGGATCGGACGCGAAGCCGGCCGCCGAGACCGGCCCGTCGGTCCTCGTGCCGGGCAAGCCCGGTGAGGCGAACCGGAAGATGTCCGCCGAGGACGCGGCGCGGCAGCGCACCGACGACGACTCCCCCAACTCCGCGGACGTCTCCTACGCGCGGATGATGATCGAGCACCACGCCCAGGCACTGGAGATGACCGAACTGGTCCCGGACCGCGCCGAGTCAGCGAAGGTCAAGGCGCTCGCCGAACGGATCGCGGCCGCACAGAAGCCGGAGATCGCCGGCATGCGGGGCTGGCTCAAGGAGCACGGCAAGGACGACAAGGGCACGGGCCACGAGCACGCCACGATGCCCGGGATGGCCACCGAGGCCCAGCTGAAGAAGTTGCGCTCGGCCCGGGGGGAGGCCTTCGACCAGCTCTTCCTCACGCTGATGATCACTCACCACCAGGGCGCGATCACCATGGCCACGGACGTGAAGGGGCAGGGCAACAACGTCCGGATCGAGGAGATGGCCGACGACGTGATCGCACAGCAGACCAGCGAGATCACGCGGATGCGGGACATGGTGTGA
- a CDS encoding pectate lyase: MTSQTQHRRRISGRQKVIGSLASLGLTVGMIMAIGTTPASAATWPTPNGSQGTSSTISVSGTKDYGMKKFYGTGDLAGDGQEEGQDPIFKLADGAVLKNVILGAPAADGIHCQGSCTLQNVWWEDVGEDAATFKGGTGATYHVIGGGAKKAADKVFQHNGGGTLNISNFAVQEFKTLYRSCGDCSTQYTRKVNLNTIDVTGTGSTARIVGINVNRNDVATLRGITIRNDASRKVIPCQKYNNNTAVGTGPDSTNCKYSTSDISYR; the protein is encoded by the coding sequence ATGACTTCACAGACGCAGCACCGCCGCCGGATTTCCGGGCGGCAAAAGGTCATCGGCAGCCTCGCCTCGCTCGGCTTAACGGTTGGCATGATCATGGCAATCGGCACGACGCCGGCGAGTGCGGCCACCTGGCCGACCCCCAACGGCAGCCAGGGGACCTCCTCCACCATCTCCGTGTCCGGCACCAAGGACTACGGCATGAAGAAGTTCTACGGCACCGGGGACCTGGCCGGTGACGGCCAGGAGGAGGGCCAGGACCCGATCTTCAAGCTCGCGGACGGCGCGGTGCTGAAGAACGTCATCCTCGGCGCCCCCGCCGCCGACGGCATCCACTGCCAGGGCAGCTGCACGCTGCAGAACGTCTGGTGGGAGGACGTCGGCGAGGACGCGGCCACCTTCAAGGGCGGCACGGGCGCCACGTACCACGTGATCGGAGGCGGTGCGAAGAAGGCCGCGGACAAGGTCTTCCAGCACAACGGCGGCGGCACGCTGAACATCTCCAACTTCGCGGTGCAGGAGTTCAAGACGCTCTACCGCTCCTGCGGGGACTGCTCCACGCAGTACACGCGGAAGGTGAACCTCAACACCATCGACGTGACCGGCACGGGTTCCACGGCGCGGATCGTCGGCATCAACGTCAACCGCAACGACGTGGCGACGCTGCGCGGCATCACGATCCGCAACGACGCGAGCCGCAAGGTCATCCCCTGCCAGAAGTACAACAACAACACCGCCGTCGGGACGGGCCCCGACAGCACGAACTGCAAGTACAGCACCTCGGACATCAGCTATAGGTGA
- a CDS encoding TetR/AcrR family transcriptional regulator codes for MSPRSASVNEELRRRSRERLLQAAVELVSERGYEATTLGDIADRAGSARGLVSYYFPGKRRLVQSAVHRLMHRTLEEALEREPRTEDGRERMARAIDAILGLARDQPVLMRQHMAGILEADGFVQCPEQQRLSQLLRDTVARHGTEDVDADYPMLRALLMGSVFAALVPGVPMPLPVLRAELFKRYRLDWELGVPPDAGKASDGTCDTDLSRFFATGAAPECGPDGQAGQADQIDQAGQTDPADQSDQSK; via the coding sequence ATGTCCCCGCGCAGCGCCTCGGTCAATGAAGAGTTGCGGCGGCGTTCCCGGGAGCGGCTTCTGCAGGCGGCCGTGGAGCTGGTCAGCGAACGCGGGTACGAGGCGACGACGCTCGGCGACATCGCGGACAGAGCGGGCTCGGCGCGCGGTCTGGTGTCGTACTACTTCCCCGGCAAGCGAAGACTGGTGCAGTCCGCCGTGCACCGGCTGATGCACCGCACGCTGGAGGAGGCGCTGGAGCGCGAGCCGCGAACCGAGGACGGCCGGGAGCGGATGGCGCGGGCCATCGACGCGATCCTGGGCCTGGCCCGGGACCAGCCCGTGCTGATGCGCCAGCACATGGCCGGGATCCTGGAGGCCGACGGCTTCGTGCAGTGCCCGGAGCAGCAGCGCCTGTCCCAGCTGCTGCGGGACACCGTCGCCCGCCATGGCACCGAGGACGTCGACGCGGACTACCCCATGCTGCGCGCCCTGCTCATGGGCTCGGTCTTCGCAGCCCTGGTGCCGGGGGTGCCGATGCCGCTTCCCGTGCTGCGGGCGGAGTTGTTCAAGCGGTACCGGCTCGACTGGGAGCTGGGTGTCCCGCCGGACGCCGGGAAGGCGTCCGACGGGACGTGTGACACGGATCTGTCACGGTTCTTCGCGACCGGGGCCGCACCGGAGTGCGGCCCCGACGGCCAGGCGGGCCAGGCCGACCAGATCGATCAAGCCGGACAGACCGATCCGGCCGATCAGTCCGATCAGTCGAAGTAG
- a CDS encoding helix-turn-helix transcriptional regulator, whose translation MTSPAVSSRDLPHPAREEIRLESVLHALSDPMRLRIVRELAADGDELSCSHFDLPVTKSTTTHHFRVLRAAGVIRQIYRGTAKMNGLRREDLDDLFPGLLDRLLAAADRQAVRLGG comes from the coding sequence GTGACCTCTCCCGCCGTCAGCAGCCGTGACCTCCCGCACCCGGCGCGCGAGGAGATCCGGCTGGAATCCGTTCTGCACGCGCTGTCCGATCCCATGCGGCTGCGGATCGTGCGAGAGCTCGCCGCCGACGGCGACGAGCTCTCCTGTTCGCACTTCGATCTGCCCGTGACGAAGTCCACCACCACGCACCACTTCCGGGTGCTGCGTGCGGCAGGGGTGATCCGGCAGATCTACCGGGGCACGGCCAAGATGAACGGCCTGCGCCGGGAGGACCTAGACGATCTCTTCCCGGGGCTTCTCGACCGTCTGCTCGCCGCCGCCGACCGGCAGGCCGTCCGCCTCGGCGGCTGA
- a CDS encoding DUF6214 family protein, whose amino-acid sequence MSVWSAWEVQEDGGATSWFDVRLAFTDGARVDVLAVMCEGCVSIEDVRAQPALSLDDLAALADWIEGPLAEACGGGPEPAPEAAGSRRARPAWPHGVEGRWLAAQEYRTAQEEGADPVLAVMCATGHSRRMSLRLIAQARDAGFLAPRHARR is encoded by the coding sequence GTGTCCGTGTGGTCCGCGTGGGAAGTGCAGGAGGACGGGGGAGCGACGTCGTGGTTCGACGTCCGGCTGGCGTTCACCGACGGCGCCCGGGTCGACGTGCTCGCCGTGATGTGCGAGGGGTGCGTCTCCATCGAGGACGTCCGGGCCCAGCCGGCGCTGTCCCTCGATGACCTGGCGGCGCTCGCGGACTGGATCGAGGGCCCTCTCGCCGAGGCCTGCGGAGGCGGGCCGGAGCCTGCCCCGGAGGCGGCCGGATCGCGCCGCGCCCGCCCCGCGTGGCCGCACGGCGTCGAGGGGCGGTGGCTGGCCGCCCAGGAGTACCGCACGGCCCAGGAGGAGGGCGCCGATCCGGTCCTCGCGGTGATGTGCGCGACCGGGCACAGCCGCCGCATGTCGCTCCGGCTCATCGCCCAGGCGCGTGACGCGGGCTTCCTGGCACCACGTCACGCGCGGCGCTGA
- a CDS encoding nucleobase:cation symporter-2 family protein, whose amino-acid sequence MATTTPVHPVDEVPPVRQLAAFGLQHVLAMYAGAVAVPLIVGGAMKLSAADLAYLITADLLVCGIATLIQCIGFWRFGVRLPIMQGCTFAAVSPMVLIGTTGGGLPAIYGSVIVAGLAIVLLAPVFGKLLRFFPPLVTGTVILIIGISLLPVAGNWVAGGAGAEDFGEPKNIALAAFVLAVVLGVQRFAPVFLSRIAVLIGIAVGLAVAVHFGFTDFGGVGDADWVGISTPFHFGAPAFEASAIISMLVVALVTMTETTGDFIAVGEMTGRKVEPRSLSDGLRADGLSTVLGGVFNTFPYTAYAQNVGLVGMTHVRSRWVVATAGGILVLLGLLPKLGAVVAAIPAPVLGGAGLVMFGTVAASGLRTLTQVDFKGNNNLTVVAVSVAMGVLPVGVPTIYEKFPDWFQTVMNSGISAGCLTAIVLNLLFNHLPAKAGSAGSSDSADSTGVSAGSAAEADGLPVGGGEQTVEKPREEIV is encoded by the coding sequence ATGGCAACCACCACCCCCGTGCATCCCGTAGACGAGGTCCCACCCGTACGGCAGCTGGCCGCCTTCGGTCTGCAGCACGTGCTCGCGATGTACGCGGGCGCGGTGGCCGTTCCGCTGATCGTCGGCGGGGCGATGAAGCTGTCGGCCGCGGACCTGGCCTATCTGATCACCGCCGATCTGCTCGTGTGCGGCATCGCCACGCTCATCCAGTGCATCGGGTTCTGGCGCTTCGGCGTGCGGTTGCCGATCATGCAGGGTTGTACGTTCGCGGCCGTGTCGCCGATGGTCCTCATCGGTACGACCGGTGGCGGACTGCCCGCGATCTACGGCTCGGTGATCGTCGCAGGGCTCGCGATCGTGCTGCTCGCGCCGGTCTTCGGGAAGCTGCTGCGTTTCTTCCCGCCGCTCGTCACGGGCACGGTGATCCTGATCATCGGCATCTCGCTGCTGCCGGTCGCGGGCAACTGGGTGGCGGGCGGCGCCGGTGCGGAGGACTTCGGGGAGCCGAAGAACATCGCGCTGGCCGCCTTCGTGCTCGCGGTGGTGCTGGGCGTGCAGCGGTTCGCGCCGGTCTTCCTGAGCCGGATCGCGGTGCTGATCGGTATCGCGGTGGGTCTGGCGGTCGCCGTCCACTTCGGGTTCACGGACTTCGGCGGGGTCGGGGACGCCGACTGGGTCGGGATCAGCACGCCGTTCCACTTCGGTGCGCCCGCCTTCGAGGCGTCGGCGATCATCTCCATGCTGGTGGTGGCGCTGGTGACGATGACCGAGACCACGGGCGACTTCATCGCGGTCGGCGAGATGACCGGACGGAAGGTCGAGCCGCGCTCCCTGTCGGACGGCCTGCGCGCCGACGGCCTGTCGACCGTCCTCGGCGGCGTCTTCAACACGTTCCCGTACACGGCGTACGCGCAGAACGTCGGCCTCGTCGGCATGACGCACGTCCGCAGCCGCTGGGTCGTCGCCACCGCGGGCGGCATCCTCGTCCTGCTCGGTCTGCTGCCCAAGCTGGGCGCGGTGGTCGCGGCCATTCCGGCGCCGGTCCTCGGCGGCGCGGGTCTGGTGATGTTCGGGACGGTCGCGGCGAGCGGCCTGAGGACTCTGACCCAGGTGGACTTCAAGGGCAACAACAACCTGACCGTGGTCGCCGTGTCGGTGGCCATGGGCGTACTGCCGGTCGGAGTGCCGACGATCTACGAGAAGTTCCCGGACTGGTTCCAGACGGTGATGAACAGCGGCATCAGCGCGGGCTGCCTGACGGCGATCGTGCTGAACCTGCTGTTCAACCACCTGCCGGCGAAGGCGGGTTCAGCCGGTTCCTCCGATTCAGCTGATTCAACCGGGGTTTCAGCCGGTTCAGCCGCCGAGGCGGACGGCCTGCCGGTCGGCGGCGGCGAGCAGACGGTCGAGAAGCCCCGGGAAGAGATCGTCTAG
- a CDS encoding pectate lyase, translated as MRTRPPRRHARRSALAAGAAALATVVVLALPQPAGAAETSPIGFGGGTTGGGSASAVTVSTLAAFKTAVTGNSAKVVKVNGLISLSGQVDIGSNTTVLGVGSSSGFTGGGLRLKRVTNVVIRNLNISKPVAPADGITVEASTKVWIDHNSFSADRAHDKDYYDGLLDINHGADNVTVSWNAFKDHFKGSLVGHSDNNASEDTGHLKVTYHHNHFSNVYSRIPSLRFGTGHFYDNYVVGAETAVHSRMGAQMLVENNVFRSTKVAVTTNRSSDVDGYANLRGNDLGGAATEVSRVGTFTNPPYSYTAEPASSVVASVTSGAGAGKL; from the coding sequence ATGCGTACTCGCCCCCCACGCAGACATGCGCGAAGATCCGCACTGGCAGCCGGTGCGGCCGCTCTGGCGACGGTGGTCGTCCTGGCCCTTCCCCAGCCGGCCGGAGCGGCCGAGACCTCGCCGATCGGGTTCGGCGGCGGGACGACCGGCGGCGGCAGCGCCTCGGCGGTCACCGTCTCGACACTGGCCGCGTTCAAGACGGCCGTGACCGGCAACTCGGCCAAGGTCGTCAAGGTCAACGGCCTGATCTCGCTGAGCGGTCAGGTCGACATCGGCTCCAACACCACGGTCCTGGGCGTCGGTTCGTCGTCCGGGTTCACCGGAGGCGGGCTGCGGCTGAAGAGGGTGACGAACGTGGTCATCCGCAACCTGAACATCAGCAAGCCGGTCGCGCCCGCCGACGGCATCACCGTCGAGGCGTCGACGAAGGTGTGGATCGACCACAACTCCTTCTCGGCCGACCGCGCGCACGACAAGGACTACTACGACGGCCTGTTGGACATCAACCACGGCGCGGACAACGTCACGGTGTCCTGGAACGCCTTCAAGGACCACTTCAAGGGCTCGCTCGTCGGCCACAGCGACAACAACGCGAGCGAGGACACCGGCCACCTGAAGGTGACGTACCACCACAACCACTTCAGCAACGTCTACTCGCGCATCCCCAGCCTGCGCTTCGGCACCGGGCACTTCTACGACAACTACGTCGTCGGCGCCGAGACGGCCGTGCACTCCCGCATGGGCGCACAGATGCTCGTCGAGAACAACGTCTTCCGTTCGACGAAGGTCGCGGTCACCACGAACCGCAGCAGTGACGTCGACGGATACGCCAACCTGCGTGGCAACGACCTCGGTGGAGCCGCGACCGAGGTCTCGCGGGTCGGCACGTTCACCAATCCGCCCTACAGCTACACGGCAGAGCCCGCCTCCAGTGTCGTCGCCTCGGTGACGTCGGGCGCGGGTGCCGGGAAGCTCTGA
- a CDS encoding non-reducing end alpha-L-arabinofuranosidase family hydrolase, whose product MRTFISGLVLALLAVVLTALSPGPAAAEGAPPGRADPLPDSFSWSSTGPLISPKPDAAHPIVSVKDPTVFRYKNRWHVYATTADTAGAWSLAYTSFTDWSQASAAPQTFLDSNPNIGNRYAAAPQVFYFAPRKLWYMVYQTGPPSYSTTTDPGKPGSWSAPKYFFDGEPPIVTENKGSGSWLDFWTICDKTDCYLFFNDGNGHQYRSRTTLAEFPNGFRDTTIVLSEPGRFDLFEASNVYRLGDSGTYLMLVEALATKSDWRRYFRAWTADSLDGTWTPLAETEANAFIRSNNVTFAAGQPAWTTDFSHGEMIRDGVDQTLTIDPCRLKFLYQGMDPSASGDYSQLPWKLGLLTQTNSSC is encoded by the coding sequence ATGCGTACGTTCATCAGCGGGCTGGTGCTGGCGTTGCTCGCCGTGGTCCTGACGGCCCTCTCGCCCGGACCGGCGGCCGCCGAAGGGGCCCCGCCCGGCCGGGCCGACCCGCTGCCCGACTCCTTCAGCTGGTCCTCGACCGGGCCGCTGATCAGCCCCAAGCCGGATGCCGCGCACCCGATCGTCTCCGTGAAGGACCCGACGGTGTTCCGCTACAAGAACCGCTGGCACGTCTACGCCACGACCGCCGACACCGCGGGTGCGTGGAGCCTGGCGTACACCAGCTTCACGGACTGGTCGCAGGCGTCCGCCGCGCCGCAGACCTTCCTGGACAGCAACCCCAACATCGGCAACCGGTATGCGGCCGCGCCCCAGGTGTTCTATTTCGCACCCCGGAAGCTGTGGTACATGGTCTACCAGACCGGTCCGCCCTCCTACTCCACCACCACCGACCCCGGCAAGCCCGGCAGTTGGAGCGCACCGAAGTACTTCTTCGACGGCGAGCCCCCGATCGTCACGGAGAACAAGGGGTCCGGCAGCTGGTTGGACTTCTGGACGATCTGCGACAAGACCGACTGCTACCTGTTCTTCAACGACGGCAACGGTCACCAGTACCGCTCCCGGACCACGCTCGCCGAGTTCCCGAACGGCTTCCGCGACACCACGATCGTGCTGTCCGAACCGGGCCGCTTCGACCTGTTCGAGGCGAGCAACGTCTACCGCCTCGGCGACAGCGGCACGTACCTGATGCTCGTCGAGGCGCTGGCCACCAAGTCCGACTGGCGGCGCTACTTCCGGGCCTGGACGGCCGACAGCCTGGACGGCACCTGGACGCCGTTGGCGGAAACCGAGGCGAACGCCTTCATCCGCTCCAACAACGTGACCTTCGCGGCCGGGCAGCCCGCCTGGACCACGGACTTCAGTCACGGCGAGATGATCCGCGACGGTGTCGACCAGACCCTCACGATCGACCCCTGCCGGCTGAAGTTCCTCTACCAGGGAATGGATCCGTCCGCGAGCGGCGATTACTCGCAACTGCCTTGGAAGCTCGGCCTGTTGACCCAGACGAACTCATCCTGCTGA
- a CDS encoding NADH:flavin oxidoreductase/NADH oxidase, with protein MSALFEPYTLRDVTIPNRVWMPPMCQYSAAPEGPDIGAPTDWHFAHYAARAAGGTGLIVVEATAVSPEGRISPYDLGIWNDTQVEAFRRITRFLTDQGSVPAIQLANAGRKASTDQPWKGGAPVGPDAHGWQPLGPSPVAFDERHPVPTELTVARIQEIVGQFADAARRALDAGFEIAEIHGAHGYLIGNFLSPHSNHRTDAYGGSYENRTRFALEVVDAVREVWPDDKPLFFRISATDWLQEGGWTPDDTVRFARDLQAHGIDLLDVSSGGNASGVRIPTGPGYQVPFAARVKEETTLPVAAVGLITEVEQAEKILANDEADAVLLGRELLRNPSWARLAARELGGDVHVPDQYHRSV; from the coding sequence GTGAGCGCGCTCTTCGAGCCCTACACCCTGCGCGATGTGACGATCCCCAACCGGGTGTGGATGCCCCCGATGTGCCAGTACTCGGCCGCACCCGAAGGGCCGGACATCGGCGCTCCCACCGACTGGCACTTCGCGCACTACGCGGCGCGCGCGGCGGGCGGCACCGGCCTGATCGTCGTCGAGGCCACCGCCGTCAGCCCCGAGGGCCGGATCTCCCCCTACGACCTCGGCATCTGGAACGACACCCAGGTCGAGGCGTTCCGCCGGATCACGCGCTTCCTGACGGACCAGGGCTCGGTTCCGGCCATCCAGCTGGCGAACGCCGGCCGCAAGGCCTCGACCGACCAGCCCTGGAAGGGTGGCGCGCCGGTCGGGCCGGACGCCCATGGATGGCAGCCGCTGGGACCGAGCCCGGTCGCGTTCGACGAGCGGCACCCGGTGCCGACCGAGCTGACGGTCGCCCGGATCCAGGAGATCGTCGGCCAGTTCGCGGACGCGGCCCGCCGTGCGCTCGACGCCGGGTTCGAGATCGCCGAGATCCACGGCGCCCACGGCTACCTGATCGGCAACTTCCTTTCCCCGCACTCCAACCACCGCACCGACGCCTACGGCGGCTCGTACGAGAACCGCACCCGTTTCGCCCTCGAGGTCGTCGACGCCGTACGGGAGGTGTGGCCGGACGACAAGCCGCTGTTCTTCCGCATCTCGGCGACGGACTGGCTCCAGGAGGGCGGCTGGACCCCCGACGACACGGTCCGCTTCGCCCGGGACCTCCAGGCGCACGGCATCGACCTCCTGGACGTCTCCTCCGGCGGCAACGCCTCCGGCGTCCGCATCCCGACCGGCCCGGGCTACCAGGTGCCCTTCGCCGCCAGGGTCAAGGAAGAGACCACGCTTCCGGTCGCCGCGGTCGGCCTGATCACCGAGGTCGAACAGGCCGAGAAGATCCTGGCCAACGACGAGGCCGACGCCGTACTCCTGGGCCGCGAACTGCTGCGCAACCCGTCATGGGCACGGCTCGCGGCGCGCGAGCTGGGCGGGGACGTGCACGTGCCGGACCAGTACCACCGGTCGGTCTGA